In Molothrus ater isolate BHLD 08-10-18 breed brown headed cowbird chromosome 7, BPBGC_Mater_1.1, whole genome shotgun sequence, one genomic interval encodes:
- the LOC118688670 gene encoding mitochondrial chaperone BCS1: MPLSDFVLALKDNPYFGAGFGLVGVGTFLAAARKGAQFGLVAFRRHYMITLEVPSKDKSYQWLLNWVSHHAKHTQHLSVETSYLQHESGRVSTKFDFIPSLGNHFIWYRRKWIRIERSRETQMLDLNTGTPWESVTFTALGTDREIFFNILQEARELALQQQEGKTIMYTAVGAEWRQFGFPRRRRPLSSVVLEEGVSERLVQDVKEFINNSKWYNERGIPYRRGYLLYGPPGCGKSSFITALAGELEYSICLLSLSDHSLSDDRLNHLLSVAPQQSIILLEDVDAAFVSRDLAAENPAVYQGMGRLTFSGLLNALDGVASTEARIVFMTTNYVDRLDPALVRPGRVDLKQYVGHCSRWQLARMFQRFYPEQPAAAAQRFAEQALAVSKQISAAQVQGHFMLYKTDPEGATSNISSSLL, translated from the exons ATGCCCCTTTCTGACTTTGTCTTAGCACTGAAGGACAACCCATATTTCGGGGCTGGGTTTGGCCTCGTCGGGGTGGGCACATTCCTGGCAGCAGCCCGTAAGGGGGCCCAGTTTGGGCTGGTGGCTTTCAGGCGCCACTATATGATCACCTTGGAAGTGCCCAGCAAGGATAAGAGCTACCAATGGCTGCTGAACTGGGTCTCCCACCACGCCAAGCACACGCAGCACCTCAGTGTTGAGACATCATACCTGCAGCATGAAAGTGGGCGTGTCAGCACCAAGTTCGACTTTATCCCCAGCCTCGGGAATCATTTCATCTG GTACCGCAGGAAGTGGATTCGCATTGAGCGCAGCCGGGAGACGCAGATGCTTGACCTGAACACAGGGACCCCCTGGGAGTCTGTCACCTTCACTGCACTGGGCACTGACCGGGAGATCTTCTTCAACATCCTTCAGGAAG CCCGAGAGCTGgcgctgcagcagcaggaggggaagaCCATCATGTACACGGCCGTGGGAGCAGAGTGGCGCCAGTTCGGCttcccccgccgccgccggcccctCAGCTCCGTGGTGCTGGAGGAAGGCGTGTCAGAGAGGCTGGTTCAGGACGTGAAGGAGTTCATCAACAACTCCAAGTGGTACAATGAAAGAG GGATCCCCTACCGAAGAGGCTACCTGCTTTATGGTCCTCCTGGAtgtgggaaaagcagcttcAT cacagctctggctggggaACTGGAGTACAGTATCTGCCTGCTGAGCCTCAGTGACCACAGCCTCTCTGATGACCGGCTCAATCACCTCCTGAGTGTAGCACCGCAGCAGAGCATCATCCTGCTGGAGGATGTGGATGCTGCCTTCGTCAGCCGGGACCTTGCTGCTGAGA ACCCAGCTGTGTACCAAGGCATGGGGCGCCTGACCTTCAGCGGTCTCCTCAATGCGCTGGACGGGGTGGCCTCCACAGAAGCCAGGATTGTCTTCATGACCACCAACTACGTGGACAG GCTGGACCCAGCCCTGGTGCGTCCTGGCCGTGTGGATCTGAAGCAGTACGTGGGCCATTGCTCCCGCTGGCAGCTCGCCCGCATGTTCCAGCGCTTCTACCCCGAGCAGCCCGCGGCTGCAGCCCAGCGGTTCGCGGAGCAGGCACTGGCGGTCTCCAAACAGATCAGCGCTGCCCAGGTTCAAGGCCACTTCATGCTTTACAAGACAGACCCTGAAGGAGCCACTTCAAACATAAGCTCCAGCCTGCTGTGA